A single region of the Latilactobacillus curvatus JCM 1096 = DSM 20019 genome encodes:
- a CDS encoding L-lactate dehydrogenase, with product MILANIEKDHQKVILVGDGAVGSSYAYALTLQGIAQEVGIVDIFKEKTQGDAIDLSDALAFTSPKKIYAAEYSDAKDADVVVITAGAPQKPGETRLDLVSKNLKILKTIVDPIVESGFNGIFLVAANPVDILTYATWKLSGFPKERVIGSGTSLDSARFRKDIAEMVNVDARSVHAYIMGEHGDTEFPVWSHANIGGIKISEWVKAHPEIKEEELVKIFESVRDAAYTIINLKGATFYGIGTALARITKAILDDENAVLPLSVYMEGQYGLNDIFIGSPAVINRSGITSILEIPLTDHEMESMHSSAKQLKDIVTKAFAELDIETRQ from the coding sequence ATTATATTGGCAAACATTGAAAAAGATCACCAAAAAGTTATCCTCGTCGGCGACGGCGCTGTAGGTTCTAGTTACGCTTATGCATTAACTTTACAAGGTATTGCACAAGAAGTTGGTATCGTAGATATCTTTAAAGAAAAAACACAAGGTGATGCAATCGATTTATCTGATGCATTAGCTTTCACTTCTCCTAAGAAAATCTATGCTGCTGAATACTCAGATGCAAAAGATGCTGACGTTGTTGTTATCACAGCTGGCGCACCACAAAAACCAGGTGAGACACGTTTAGACTTAGTAAGTAAAAACCTTAAAATCTTGAAGACAATCGTTGACCCAATCGTTGAATCTGGCTTTAACGGTATCTTCTTAGTTGCTGCTAACCCAGTTGATATCTTGACATACGCTACATGGAAATTATCAGGTTTCCCTAAAGAACGCGTTATCGGTTCAGGTACATCACTTGACTCAGCTCGTTTCCGTAAAGACATCGCTGAAATGGTTAACGTTGACGCACGTTCGGTCCATGCTTATATCATGGGTGAACATGGTGATACAGAATTCCCTGTATGGTCACACGCTAACATCGGTGGTATCAAGATTTCTGAATGGGTTAAAGCTCATCCAGAAATTAAAGAAGAAGAACTTGTTAAGATCTTCGAAAGTGTTCGTGACGCTGCTTACACAATCATTAACTTAAAAGGTGCTACATTCTACGGTATCGGTACTGCATTAGCTCGTATTACTAAGGCTATCTTAGACGACGAAAATGCTGTCTTACCATTATCTGTATACATGGAAGGCCAATACGGCTTGAACGATATCTTTATCGGTTCACCTGCTGTTATTAACCGCTCAGGTATCACAAGCATCCTTGAAATTCCATTGACAGACCACGAAATGGAAAGCATGCACAGTTCTGCAAAACAATTAAAAGATATCGTTACAAAAGCATTTGCTGAATTAGATATCGAAACTCGCCAATAA
- a CDS encoding L,D-transpeptidase family protein — MKLTKKAYVALGVAAVILVGGYSAVSLHYQKAFLPHTTVAGVNISGQSVADANTELLKKVNRQKYTLKDNNQTLLTFSGQEAGFSHNFKPLLEKIEKSQNGWSWLGHVFASEQTTKSEDALILNAADFDKFSTETLEKVNADRKPSENAHINLENHQFDLVKEVYGNTIDAAKFKKAVAHGINQGQATIDLKNDYAQPEVKSTDKQLKKTADQLKTIANEKISYSVNGNDFQVPKEDIQSWLTYNNGTISLDKAAVTKYVYQLKAKYDTFDKDLTFNSTKEGTVAVPAGIYGWSISPADEIHALMTEVPKGKDFSRTAVIRGSGTDQKTRSVGSTYIEIDLKAQHMWLYQDGKVTIDTDIVSARPPQVTPTGVWSVWKKERNATLKGKNFDGVSEYASPVNYWMPIDETGVGIHDSPWQPKYGGDWYKEHGSHGCINTPPGTMAKLYDTVSEGIPVVVI; from the coding sequence GTGAAACTTACGAAGAAAGCCTACGTCGCCCTTGGCGTAGCAGCCGTTATCCTTGTTGGAGGTTACTCGGCAGTCAGTCTTCATTATCAAAAAGCATTCTTGCCACATACGACCGTTGCCGGTGTCAACATTAGTGGCCAATCAGTCGCAGACGCTAACACAGAACTCTTAAAAAAAGTGAATCGTCAAAAATATACGCTAAAGGATAACAATCAAACATTGCTAACTTTTAGCGGTCAAGAAGCTGGCTTTAGCCATAATTTTAAACCGTTATTGGAAAAGATTGAAAAAAGCCAAAACGGTTGGTCTTGGCTAGGCCACGTTTTTGCCAGTGAACAAACAACTAAATCAGAAGACGCACTCATTTTAAATGCCGCTGATTTTGACAAATTCTCAACGGAAACCCTCGAAAAGGTCAACGCTGATCGCAAACCTTCAGAGAATGCCCATATTAACCTCGAGAATCATCAGTTCGATCTCGTAAAAGAAGTCTACGGGAACACAATTGATGCCGCTAAGTTCAAAAAAGCAGTTGCCCACGGTATTAACCAAGGTCAAGCAACAATCGACTTAAAAAACGATTATGCGCAACCTGAAGTGAAATCTACGGACAAGCAATTGAAAAAAACTGCCGATCAATTGAAGACGATTGCTAATGAAAAAATCAGCTATTCAGTTAATGGTAATGATTTCCAAGTTCCTAAAGAAGACATCCAAAGTTGGTTAACGTATAACAACGGTACAATTAGTCTAGATAAAGCTGCCGTTACCAAATACGTTTATCAATTAAAGGCAAAGTATGATACTTTTGACAAAGATTTGACCTTCAATTCTACAAAAGAAGGCACAGTCGCTGTCCCAGCTGGAATTTATGGGTGGAGTATCTCTCCTGCCGATGAAATCCACGCCTTAATGACAGAAGTGCCTAAGGGCAAAGATTTCTCAAGAACAGCTGTTATCCGTGGTTCCGGAACTGATCAGAAAACGCGTAGTGTCGGTTCAACCTACATCGAAATTGATTTAAAAGCCCAACATATGTGGCTCTATCAAGATGGTAAGGTCACAATTGACACTGATATCGTTTCAGCACGTCCACCACAAGTCACCCCAACCGGTGTTTGGAGCGTTTGGAAGAAAGAACGCAATGCCACATTGAAGGGGAAGAACTTTGATGGGGTCAGCGAATACGCAAGCCCAGTTAATTACTGGATGCCAATCGATGAAACTGGCGTTGGGATTCATGATTCGCCATGGCAACCTAAGTACGGTGGTGACTGGTATAAAGAACACGGCTCACACGGCTGTATCAATACCCCACCTGGCACAATGGCTAAACTCTACGATACTGTTAGCGAAGGCATTCCAGTTGTAGTGATTTAG
- the cbpA gene encoding cyclic di-AMP binding protein CbpA: protein MLIKSLVLPKERLTTIVESVTLEEALQLLEESGYRCVPVLDASGKIFRGNIYKMHIYRHKSQGGDMQLPVTSLLKNMTKYIPVDAPFFKVFFNIKDLPYIAVLDEDSNFYGILTHSTLLNMLSEAWNLELSSYVLTVLSSGEQGDLVAMSKIIAKYTSIASCITLDAKQDEFVRRTLFTLPAGLDLEILKKIVYKLEKKGYRVPEIDDLQSDKALRDDSKLDDLV, encoded by the coding sequence ATGCTCATTAAATCCCTAGTTTTACCTAAAGAACGTCTCACCACAATTGTTGAATCGGTGACCTTAGAAGAAGCATTACAGCTACTAGAAGAGTCTGGTTACCGTTGTGTGCCCGTCCTAGATGCTAGCGGCAAGATTTTCCGCGGTAACATCTATAAGATGCACATCTACCGTCATAAGTCTCAAGGGGGCGATATGCAGCTTCCCGTGACCAGCTTATTGAAGAATATGACCAAGTATATTCCAGTTGACGCACCGTTTTTCAAAGTATTCTTCAACATTAAAGATTTGCCATACATCGCCGTATTAGACGAAGATAGCAATTTTTACGGAATTCTCACGCATAGCACGTTATTAAATATGCTTTCTGAAGCGTGGAATCTCGAATTAAGTAGCTATGTACTCACTGTGCTTTCTTCTGGTGAACAAGGTGATTTGGTTGCCATGTCGAAGATTATCGCTAAATATACCTCAATCGCCAGCTGCATCACCTTAGATGCTAAGCAAGATGAATTCGTACGACGCACCCTTTTCACCTTGCCTGCTGGACTTGATCTTGAGATTTTGAAAAAGATTGTTTATAAGCTCGAGAAAAAAGGCTATCGTGTTCCTGAAATCGATGATTTACAATCTGATAAGGCGCTCCGTGATGACTCCAAACTTGATGATTTAGTTTAA
- a CDS encoding QueT transporter family protein: MTNQSRLKTVILNGLVAALYVVLSLFPGMLGFASGAIQFRISEGLNHLVVFNKKYLWGVFGGVLVFNFFFSSENKLLDTLFGGGQTLLALLVLTLVMPYLKQTWQKMVVNILLFTVSMCMIAWMIVLTGSTASTHIPFWPTYISLALSEAVIMVITAPVMYAVDKVVHFDAQMKS, encoded by the coding sequence ATGACGAATCAAAGTCGATTAAAAACGGTGATTCTAAACGGGTTAGTGGCAGCATTATACGTTGTTTTATCGTTATTCCCAGGTATGTTGGGATTTGCTTCAGGAGCCATTCAATTTAGAATTTCGGAAGGCTTAAACCATTTAGTGGTCTTCAATAAGAAATATCTATGGGGTGTTTTCGGTGGGGTATTAGTGTTCAATTTCTTTTTCAGTTCTGAAAACAAGTTACTCGATACGCTTTTTGGTGGCGGGCAAACTTTATTGGCGCTGCTTGTATTAACGCTTGTGATGCCCTATTTAAAACAAACTTGGCAAAAAATGGTGGTCAATATTCTCTTGTTCACCGTTTCGATGTGTATGATTGCGTGGATGATTGTGTTAACCGGTTCTACTGCTAGCACACACATTCCATTCTGGCCAACGTATATTTCGTTGGCACTTTCAGAAGCAGTCATCATGGTGATTACCGCACCAGTAATGTATGCTGTGGATAAAGTTGTGCACTTTGATGCACAAATGAAATCATAA
- a CDS encoding type II toxin-antitoxin system PemK/MazF family toxin, producing MGELIQRGDIFYADLSPVVGSEQGGMRPVLIIQNDVGNHHSPTVIVAAITAKIQKPKLPTHVGITAKDNGVERDSVILLEQVRTIDKQRLKDRVTHLVADKMAQVDRALTISVGLKAVLNP from the coding sequence GTGGGAGAATTAATACAGCGTGGCGATATTTTTTATGCGGATTTATCACCAGTGGTCGGTTCAGAACAAGGGGGCATGCGTCCTGTTTTAATCATTCAAAATGATGTGGGTAATCACCATAGTCCAACCGTAATCGTTGCCGCGATTACAGCAAAGATTCAAAAACCGAAATTACCAACACACGTTGGGATTACGGCCAAGGATAATGGTGTCGAACGCGACTCCGTGATTTTATTAGAACAGGTACGAACGATTGATAAACAACGCTTGAAAGATCGCGTCACACATTTAGTGGCGGATAAGATGGCACAAGTCGATCGGGCGCTCACCATTAGTGTTGGACTTAAAGCGGTCTTAAATCCTTAA
- the alr gene encoding alanine racemase yields MTVGYLRPTRILVDQNAIYENIQNELKDLKGTDAVIFPVLKANAYGHGMIPVAEAAQAAGAAGFCVAILDEALALRRANFTEPILVLGITQPTEIELVIANQISITVGSLEWLQAAYEIAQQIPYPQPMHIHLSVDSGMGRIGFRNATELLAAATFIKAHAKYFDLEGIFTHFATADDPDDTYFKEQSARFNELVAVLPECPRFVHVSNSATSLWHSACNENLIRMGISMYGLNPSGNAIPELPYALKPALSLESELVFVKQVEAGSKIGYGATYEASESEWIGTIPIGYADGWSRRMQGSTVLVDGHRCEIVGRVCMDQLMIRLPKQYPVGTKVVFVGKSGDDEITLQEIADYAGTIHYEIICGLSDRLPRVYSGIDEH; encoded by the coding sequence ATGACAGTCGGCTACTTACGACCAACACGCATTCTAGTTGATCAAAACGCAATTTATGAAAATATTCAAAATGAACTAAAGGATTTAAAAGGCACAGATGCAGTGATTTTCCCTGTCTTAAAAGCAAATGCTTATGGGCATGGCATGATTCCTGTTGCAGAAGCGGCCCAAGCGGCTGGTGCTGCAGGATTTTGTGTGGCTATTTTAGATGAGGCCTTAGCTTTACGGCGTGCTAACTTTACGGAACCCATTTTGGTGCTAGGGATTACACAGCCCACCGAAATCGAATTGGTGATTGCCAACCAAATCTCCATTACGGTCGGATCACTCGAATGGTTGCAAGCTGCTTACGAAATTGCCCAACAAATACCTTATCCACAACCAATGCACATTCATTTGAGTGTGGATAGTGGTATGGGGCGAATTGGTTTTAGAAATGCGACTGAATTACTAGCAGCAGCCACATTTATCAAAGCACATGCGAAATATTTTGATTTAGAAGGGATTTTTACCCATTTCGCAACTGCGGATGATCCCGATGATACTTATTTTAAAGAACAAAGTGCCCGGTTTAATGAACTAGTAGCCGTGTTACCAGAATGTCCACGATTTGTGCATGTTTCGAATTCAGCCACGAGTTTATGGCACTCAGCTTGCAATGAGAATTTAATTCGAATGGGAATTAGTATGTACGGATTGAATCCTTCAGGGAATGCGATTCCTGAATTGCCTTATGCATTGAAACCGGCGCTAAGTCTTGAATCAGAATTGGTCTTTGTTAAGCAAGTTGAAGCCGGAAGTAAGATTGGTTACGGTGCGACTTATGAAGCGAGTGAATCTGAATGGATTGGGACGATTCCAATCGGTTACGCCGATGGTTGGTCTAGACGGATGCAAGGCTCAACCGTTTTGGTGGATGGACATCGGTGTGAAATTGTCGGTCGGGTCTGCATGGATCAATTGATGATTCGGTTACCTAAGCAATATCCAGTGGGGACCAAAGTAGTTTTTGTTGGTAAAAGTGGTGATGACGAAATTACTTTACAAGAGATCGCAGATTATGCAGGGACGATTCACTATGAAATTATCTGTGGTTTATCTGATCGGTTACCACGGGTTTACAGTGGAATTGATGAACATTAA
- the acpS gene encoding holo-ACP synthase — translation MIAGLGIDLAEIDRFEKAQSKNSHFAEKVLTAKEYELFKRYTGRRALEFLAGRFAVKEAFSKAYGTGIGQVQLQAIETLNDAKGKPYIKQDLFEGTVHVSLSHTTTLVMAEVILERG, via the coding sequence ATGATTGCTGGATTAGGCATTGATTTAGCCGAAATTGATCGATTTGAAAAAGCACAGAGTAAGAATAGTCATTTTGCTGAAAAAGTATTAACAGCTAAGGAATATGAACTGTTTAAACGGTATACGGGGCGCCGTGCGTTAGAATTTTTAGCGGGGCGCTTTGCAGTGAAGGAAGCTTTTAGTAAAGCTTATGGGACTGGTATTGGACAGGTACAACTGCAAGCGATTGAAACGTTAAATGATGCAAAGGGCAAACCCTACATCAAACAAGATTTATTTGAGGGAACTGTCCACGTATCACTTTCGCATACAACGACGTTAGTGATGGCAGAAGTTATTTTGGAAAGAGGTTGA
- a CDS encoding DEAD/DEAH box helicase codes for MKFAELGLSEPIMKAIERAGFEEATPIQGETIPLALAGKDVIGQAQTGTGKTAAFGLPILQNLDLDNPNIQALIISPTRELAIQTQEELYRLGRDRKAKVQVVYGGADIRRQIRSLKDHPQILVGTPGRLLDHINRRTVKLDHVKTLVLDEADEMLDMGFVDDIESIIKQVPDQRQTLLFSATLPAPIMKIGKSFMTNPEMIKVKSKELTADLIDQYYVRAKDFEKFDIMTRLFDVQSPELTLIFGRTKRRVDELTRGLKARGYNAEGIHGDLSQQKRMSVLKSFKAGRLDILVATDVAARGLDISGVTHVYNYDIPQDPDSYVHRIGRTGRAGKSGVSVTFVTPNEMEYLHIIENLTKKRMLPLQPPTEKEAFKGQLAAAVADINSMIEKGQLAKFSEEAEELLKQFSDVELASVLLKTISKESVPVKITPERPLPSRKKGGNRSGNRNGGGNRRGGNGGGYRGGNRRGNGDGKRRGNDNKDGRRNSGNGDSSKRRSNDNRDNRKKTDGRSKRNFTIRTNDK; via the coding sequence TTGAAATTCGCAGAATTAGGTTTATCAGAACCAATTATGAAAGCCATCGAACGCGCTGGCTTTGAAGAAGCAACACCCATCCAAGGCGAAACAATCCCATTGGCATTAGCTGGTAAGGATGTTATCGGTCAAGCACAAACTGGTACCGGTAAGACAGCCGCTTTTGGTTTACCAATCTTACAAAACTTAGACTTAGACAATCCTAACATTCAAGCATTGATCATTTCACCAACGCGTGAATTGGCAATCCAAACACAAGAAGAACTCTATCGCTTAGGTCGCGACCGTAAAGCGAAAGTACAAGTTGTATACGGTGGGGCTGACATTCGTCGCCAAATCCGCTCATTAAAAGATCACCCACAAATTCTTGTTGGGACACCGGGTCGTTTATTGGATCATATCAACCGTCGCACAGTTAAATTAGACCACGTGAAAACATTGGTCTTAGATGAAGCTGACGAAATGTTAGACATGGGCTTCGTTGATGATATCGAAAGCATCATCAAACAAGTGCCAGACCAACGTCAAACACTTTTATTCTCAGCAACATTACCAGCACCAATCATGAAAATCGGTAAGAGCTTCATGACTAACCCTGAAATGATCAAAGTGAAGTCAAAAGAATTAACGGCTGACTTAATTGATCAATACTATGTGCGGGCAAAGGACTTCGAAAAATTCGACATTATGACGCGTTTATTCGATGTTCAATCACCTGAATTAACATTAATCTTTGGTCGGACAAAACGGCGTGTTGATGAATTAACACGCGGTTTGAAGGCTCGTGGTTACAATGCTGAAGGGATTCACGGTGATTTATCACAACAAAAACGGATGAGCGTCTTGAAATCATTTAAGGCTGGCCGTTTAGATATCTTAGTGGCAACAGACGTTGCTGCTCGTGGTCTTGATATCTCAGGTGTGACCCATGTTTATAACTACGATATTCCTCAAGATCCTGATAGTTATGTTCACCGGATTGGCCGGACAGGTCGTGCCGGTAAGTCAGGCGTTTCAGTTACTTTTGTAACACCAAACGAAATGGAATACTTACACATCATCGAAAACTTAACGAAGAAACGGATGTTACCATTACAACCACCTACAGAAAAAGAAGCCTTCAAGGGCCAATTAGCTGCAGCGGTTGCAGACATCAACTCAATGATTGAAAAAGGCCAATTGGCTAAATTCAGCGAAGAAGCTGAAGAATTATTGAAACAATTCTCTGACGTTGAATTAGCTTCAGTGCTTTTGAAGACAATCAGCAAGGAATCAGTTCCTGTTAAGATAACACCAGAACGTCCATTGCCTTCACGTAAAAAAGGTGGCAATCGTAGCGGCAACCGGAATGGCGGCGGCAATCGTCGTGGCGGTAACGGTGGCGGCTATCGCGGTGGCAATCGTCGTGGTAATGGCGATGGCAAACGTCGTGGTAATGACAACAAAGACGGTCGTCGCAACAGTGGCAACGGCGATAGCAGCAAACGTCGTAGCAATGACAATCGTGACAACCGTAAGAAGACTGATGGCCGTTCAAAACGGAACTTCACAATTCGTACAAACGATAAATAA
- a CDS encoding UDP-N-acetylmuramoyl-tripeptide--D-alanyl-D-alanine ligase yields MKMQLGEIARVTGAKNDIEQWATIEVTNVAFDARQLNAGALFVPLAGMRDGHDFVGQAKENGAVATFWAANHDAQPTDFPVLVVTDPLAAYQKLAMHYLQKINPKVVAITGSNGKTTTKDMTAAVLGSQYNMHKTQANFNNEIGVPQTILSMEANTEILVIEMGMDRPGQLKALSELAMPDVAVITMIGEAHIEFFKTRDKIADAKMEITDGLKEDGLLIYAGDEPLLTERVGELTTETFGNLTTNDLYPLQVRAGETETSFKLNAWPEMTFTIPMMGAYNVNNALAAILVGQRFHIKPELMKKALANFEVTSNRTEWLVGQKGERMLSDVYNSNPTAAKEVLHNFSHFETDGRRIAVLGDMLELGTASKKLHESLAQELDPTMIQEVFLFGDEIEPLYVTLKERYAPERLHYFNRHEQTQLIAGLQAQVQPDDLIVLKASHGLHLEKVVAALQDTEVN; encoded by the coding sequence ATGAAAATGCAGTTGGGTGAAATTGCACGAGTCACTGGGGCTAAAAACGATATTGAACAATGGGCAACCATTGAAGTGACGAATGTTGCGTTTGACGCACGTCAATTAAATGCGGGCGCTTTGTTTGTACCGTTAGCTGGTATGCGTGATGGTCACGACTTTGTTGGACAAGCTAAGGAAAATGGGGCAGTGGCAACTTTTTGGGCTGCCAATCATGATGCACAGCCAACTGATTTTCCTGTATTAGTGGTTACAGACCCACTAGCGGCTTATCAGAAGTTAGCCATGCATTATCTCCAAAAAATTAATCCCAAAGTGGTTGCGATTACCGGTAGTAATGGTAAAACAACGACGAAAGATATGACAGCTGCTGTTTTAGGTAGTCAGTACAATATGCACAAGACACAAGCTAACTTTAATAATGAAATTGGTGTGCCACAAACGATTTTATCGATGGAAGCTAATACTGAAATTTTAGTGATTGAGATGGGGATGGATCGCCCAGGTCAATTAAAAGCGCTCAGTGAATTAGCCATGCCAGATGTCGCAGTCATTACGATGATCGGGGAAGCCCATATCGAATTTTTCAAGACGCGTGATAAGATTGCCGATGCTAAGATGGAAATCACAGATGGGCTCAAAGAAGATGGTCTATTAATTTACGCTGGCGACGAACCGCTATTGACTGAACGGGTTGGCGAACTCACAACCGAGACATTCGGTAATTTGACGACCAATGACTTATATCCCTTACAAGTCCGTGCAGGTGAAACTGAAACGTCATTCAAGTTGAATGCTTGGCCAGAGATGACGTTTACGATTCCAATGATGGGTGCTTATAATGTCAATAATGCGTTGGCCGCAATTTTGGTTGGGCAACGGTTCCATATTAAACCAGAATTAATGAAAAAAGCCTTGGCGAATTTTGAAGTCACAAGTAATCGGACAGAGTGGCTTGTTGGTCAAAAGGGTGAACGGATGTTGAGTGATGTTTACAATTCAAACCCAACGGCTGCCAAAGAAGTTTTACACAATTTCAGCCATTTTGAGACTGACGGGCGGCGGATTGCCGTCTTAGGCGACATGTTGGAACTTGGTACTGCCAGCAAGAAATTACACGAAAGTTTGGCCCAAGAATTAGATCCCACGATGATTCAAGAGGTCTTCTTGTTCGGGGATGAAATTGAACCATTATATGTGACGTTAAAAGAGCGTTATGCACCAGAACGCCTCCATTACTTTAACCGCCATGAACAAACGCAATTAATTGCTGGCTTGCAAGCGCAGGTACAACCTGACGATTTAATCGTTTTAAAGGCAAGTCATGGCTTACATTTAGAAAAAGTAGTCGCTGCTTTACAAGATACTGAAGTTAATTAA
- a CDS encoding DUF3114 domain-containing protein: MRLSPIQQLMALQSTLIMQLNETPSKQITMIDLPVVRGQLLLALHARHQLTLSTQQRTMIQRAIITTLATKTDGTQLMDLWRQTLPQRYRIVDQVEVVAHFEQLERANWDVASLRAYATHLTGQLAAQPTALKRILQHNWQALHQVGSALYQMLFEAYGDRTAQPVINYQRINLVLTHLGAQLDEHAFLQLTARDYQLDPQLAPDAPFLATFAQSVQRAFVGRVLTDKRIHQFRMYLDRQNLRYIRHYFQHSGETDEQALARFVRKRQATQPHYWLRREPARLHNKYRNGQRPTTHWNRKRLTPDFHSEFILAPSGAFISQWQVLKLKADGLIDSNPDHYQLDDGTLRQLLNGESFNYANRNDRQHARLDSQPPLQNDHALRKTAFKGWRSPTKQQYRPNDKQVDDYSRWYS; encoded by the coding sequence GTGCGATTATCCCCAATCCAGCAGTTAATGGCGTTACAATCTACTCTAATAATGCAATTGAATGAGACACCGAGCAAACAGATTACCATGATTGATTTACCGGTTGTGCGTGGGCAATTATTATTGGCATTGCATGCGCGTCACCAGCTAACATTATCGACGCAACAACGCACAATGATTCAACGCGCCATCATCACAACGCTGGCAACTAAAACGGATGGCACTCAATTAATGGATCTTTGGCGGCAAACACTACCGCAGCGGTATCGGATTGTTGATCAGGTAGAGGTGGTGGCCCATTTTGAACAGTTAGAACGCGCTAATTGGGACGTTGCGAGTTTACGCGCTTATGCAACCCATTTAACGGGACAACTTGCTGCGCAACCAACAGCGCTTAAAAGGATTTTGCAACACAATTGGCAAGCATTACATCAAGTAGGCTCAGCACTTTATCAAATGCTTTTTGAAGCATACGGGGACCGAACTGCACAACCAGTAATTAATTACCAGCGGATCAATTTAGTGCTCACGCATTTAGGGGCGCAGTTGGATGAGCATGCGTTTTTGCAATTAACAGCACGTGATTATCAACTTGACCCGCAATTAGCACCAGATGCGCCTTTTTTAGCAACCTTTGCGCAAAGTGTGCAACGTGCATTTGTCGGTCGAGTTTTAACCGATAAACGGATTCATCAATTCAGAATGTATTTAGATCGGCAGAATCTACGCTATATCCGCCATTATTTTCAACACTCTGGTGAAACAGATGAACAAGCCTTAGCGCGGTTTGTGCGAAAACGACAAGCGACCCAGCCACATTATTGGCTGCGGCGTGAACCAGCTCGGCTCCATAATAAATACCGCAACGGACAGCGCCCAACAACGCATTGGAATCGAAAACGACTCACGCCGGATTTTCATAGTGAATTTATTCTAGCACCATCTGGAGCATTTATCAGTCAATGGCAAGTGCTTAAATTAAAGGCTGATGGTCTGATTGATAGTAATCCTGACCATTACCAGCTAGATGATGGCACACTCCGGCAACTACTAAACGGTGAATCGTTTAATTATGCTAATCGGAATGATCGGCAACACGCCCGGTTAGATAGCCAACCACCGCTGCAAAATGATCATGCACTACGCAAAACAGCTTTTAAAGGGTGGCGGAGTCCGACTAAGCAACAATATCGACCAAATGATAAACAGGTTGATGACTATTCACGGTGGTACTCTTAA
- the htpX gene encoding zinc metalloprotease HtpX, translating into MLFEQIQQNKRKTVYVMIGFFALVLAIGAALGYLFMRNLISGVVVAAILAAVYMAMMIGNSTNVVMQMNHATEVHDASEYPDLWHIVEDMAMVAQVPIPRVFIVDDPSPNAFATGNDPQHAAVAVTTGIMARLNREELEGVIAHEVSHIRNYDIRLQTIALALSAVISMLVNIGSNMLWWGGGRSRDNDREEGASNIIGLVFSILLLILGPLAASIAQMALSRNREYLADASGVELTRNPQGLINALLKISDSEPMQAADPSSAALYISDPFKGLSRSGAHLFDSHPPIEERVAKLRAM; encoded by the coding sequence ATGTTATTTGAACAAATTCAACAGAACAAACGTAAAACGGTATATGTGATGATTGGCTTTTTTGCTTTAGTATTGGCAATTGGGGCTGCATTAGGGTATCTGTTTATGCGTAATTTGATTAGTGGTGTCGTGGTGGCGGCTATTTTAGCCGCCGTTTATATGGCGATGATGATTGGAAACTCAACCAACGTTGTTATGCAGATGAATCATGCGACCGAAGTCCATGATGCTAGCGAATATCCTGATTTATGGCACATTGTTGAAGACATGGCGATGGTCGCCCAAGTACCGATACCCCGGGTTTTCATTGTTGACGATCCTAGCCCAAACGCGTTTGCAACAGGCAATGATCCACAACACGCTGCGGTGGCGGTCACGACTGGCATCATGGCGCGTTTGAATCGGGAGGAACTCGAGGGGGTAATTGCTCACGAAGTCTCCCATATTCGCAATTACGATATTCGGTTACAAACGATTGCCTTGGCACTTTCTGCGGTGATTTCAATGCTCGTGAACATCGGCAGCAACATGTTATGGTGGGGCGGCGGCCGCAGTCGTGATAACGACCGTGAAGAAGGTGCAAGTAATATCATCGGTTTGGTTTTTTCGATCCTATTGTTGATATTGGGACCTTTGGCGGCTAGTATTGCACAGATGGCGTTGTCGCGAAATCGGGAATACTTGGCTGATGCATCTGGTGTCGAATTAACGCGGAACCCACAAGGTTTGATCAATGCGTTATTAAAGATTTCTGACAGTGAGCCAATGCAAGCTGCGGATCCATCAAGCGCAGCTTTGTATATCTCAGATCCATTTAAAGGACTTAGTCGGTCGGGTGCTCATTTATTTGATAGTCATCCACCGATTGAAGAACGAGTCGCTAAATTAAGAGCGATGTAA